The Lewinella sp. 4G2 nucleotide sequence GTTGTCGTCATCCTCACAGGAGGCCAACAGGAAAAGAGAGAGGGCTAGTAGTACGTAGGTACTTAATTTAGAAGCAACAGAAAGCATATTAAATAAGTGTTTAGTAGGGTTCCTTCAGGGATCAAAGACGGAACAAGAATTGCGGGGTTGCACCTCCTGGAAAAATTCTCTTTAGCCCTGATACCCTACCACTCCTTCCGCCCAACCCCTCCCGCTAGCGCGAGGTACAAATACGCCGGCCCCACCCAGGCGTCAAAGAAGGCTACCCAAGAGATTAGCCCGATCCAATTACTCGGTCCTTGCTCCGCACCCGCGGCAGCGCCCGAATGATCAGCTTGCCTTAATTGTTGGAAAGGTGACGCGTAGGCAAAAACTTGCACGATAAGGCGCAGGAGGTAAAGCGTAAGCACCGGCCAAGCGTGACCCTGCAGGATTGCAGCAACCCCCAAAAGGTAGAAAAAACCGTGGCTAGCCGCCAATAACGTGAGGGCCGCCGCCACCCCCTTCGGGTAACGAACGCCCGTGGATTGATGGCGCGCCCGCTGCTTCAAATAAGCCGACCAGGTAGGTTGTGGGTGGCTGAACGCCCAGGCCGCCGCCGTAGTAACGCTAGCCGTGGACGAAGCTTCAGCGTTCCCACTCACGAGCAAATCATCGTCGCCGCTCGCAACGTCGGCGTGGCTGGTGAAGCCGCCAGACCGCTCAAAAAAGGAACGGGTGTAAGCGAGGTTGCGGCCGACGCCCATGTAGGGCAACCCCCGACGCGCAAACCCCAAATATTTGAGGCTGACGTATACCGATTCAAACTGCTGCCACCGGCTCAGGAGAGATTTGGAGGCCAAATAAGGAGATACGCCCAGGGTTAATTCTTTCCCATCGCGCAACGGCTGCGTCATGGACCGCAACCAGTCCGGACTAGCCGGCACACAATCCGCATCCGTCAACAACAAGTGGTCGTGCCGGGCGGATTGAATGCCAAAGGAAAGCGCATCTTTCTTGCCGGGGCGCGTAGGACCAGGCGTGACTAAACGGACACGGGGGTCGGACGATAAGAACGGCTGGATGGCTGCGACGGAATCATCCGTGGAATTATCGTCCACCAGCACCAATTCGAATTCAACAGCGTACTGCTGAGCCAAAATCTTATTGACGAGGCGCGCGAGCGTAGCCGCTTCGTTGCGAAAACAGACAATCACGGATACGGGTGCTGGCTGATCCAGCGAATCGACTTTACGTTGGGCTTTGGGCCGGTAAGCGCTCGCCAGCACGAAGAGCCAATAGGCCAATTGAACGACGGCGGCCAGCAAAAAGAGGGCAAGGACCACTAGATCTCAGCGACGATGTCGCTCCATTCCGGGTGGCGTTCCAGGTAGGCCGCGACGAAGGGGCAGTACGGCAGTACCATCAGACCCTTGTCCTTTGCGTGTTGGAGGGCAAAAGCCACGAGGGCGGAGCCGAGACCCTGGCCCTGCAATTCATCAGGCACTTCGGTGTGGACGAGCGCGATCCGCTTACGGCCCAAGCGATAATCTAAAATGGAAGTTTGGGAGCCGCTGACGATCTCGAAACGGAATTCATCTTCGTTGTTGACGACCTGGTCGGTGGGGTTAGGCATGGTAAAAGTTTAGGGGCGTGGCTGAAAACTGTTGTGGGGGGGACTTGACTTAAACGCTGGCTAATATAGGCCGATTGAGCGGGAGGCAAAATTTTACGCCCTGATGGCCGCGCAAACGGGATACGCACGGCTGACTGAAAGCGCCAGTCTCTAGAGCTCCTTGCGCAATCTGGCGACCGGCAAGCCAAGTTGCTCCCGGTATTTAGCGACCGTCCGGCGAGCTATCTCGTATCCGCGTTTGGCCAGTTCCTTTTGCAGGGTTCCGTCCGCGAGTGGTTTGCGTTTGTTTTCCTCGTCGATGATGCTTTTGAGCACATCCTTGATCTCGGTGGTGCTGACTTCCTCGCCCTCCTGGTTGGTCATCCCTTCACTGAAGAACTCGCGCAGGCCGTAGGTCCCGTAATCCGTCTGGACGAATTTGCTATTGGCTACCCGGCTGACGGTACTGATGTCCAACCCGGTCATGGCACCGATATCCTTCAGGATCATGGGCCGCAGATCCTTCACGTCCCCGCTGCGGAAAAAGGCTTCCTGGTAGCGCATGATGGCGTGCATGACCGAATAAAGCGTCTGCTGCCGTTGCTGAATAGCTTCGATGAACCAACTGGCGGAGTCAATATTCTGGCGGATGAACCCCGCCGCCTGCTTCTGCGCCAGGGTAAGTTTGCCGCTGGCCTTTTGTTTCTCGCGGTAGTCGCGCAACATCTCCTGGTAGTGGTCGCTCACCTTCAGGTCCGGAGCATTGCGGGCGGTGAGGCTGAGCTTGAGCTCCCCATCCTGAGTGGTAAGAACGAAATCCGGTACCACGGTGCGCGCTCCCCGCCCTCCGGCTACCCCACTGAGCCCGCTGGCGGGTTTGGGGTTGAGACGAAGGATCTCTTTAAGGGCATCCCGCAGCTCATCCTCGTCGACGCCCAGTTTGTCGATGAGCTTATCGTAGTGCTTCTTAGAAAAAAGGTCGAAGTGCTCCTTGATGATGCGTTGGGCGAGGACGATGTCCGCAAACCGCATATCATCAATATCATCACCATTATCCACCTTGTGGTTGATTTGGATCAGGAGGCACTCTTGCAGGTCCCGGGCGGCAATCCCGATGGGTTCCAGGGTTTGGACGACGGCCAGCACTTCACGGATGCGCTTGACGGGTACGTCCAGGTTGGCCCCAATGAGCAGGTCATCCGAGATGGCGGAGAGCTTGCGTTGGAGGTAGCCGTCCCCGTCCAGGTTACCGATGATCTGTTGGGCGATCAGGCGGTCCAGCGGCGTTTCGAATTCTACGGCGTTGAGTTGGTTCTCGAGGTGTTCGAGAAAGCTCGTTTCGTCCGCCGTATAGCTACCGGGGGCGGCGTAGTCCTCGTCTCTCTGGCTCTTCTGGTTGTAGCTGGTGGGGTCGTCCTCCAAGTATTGCTGGAAGTAATCGTCGTCGTATTCAGAGTTGCGTTCCTCGGCTTGCCCTTCGCCGTCTCGTTCCAGGCGGTCTTCCTGCCGCTCGCGTTCTTCGGGCGGGGCTTCTTCCAGCGTCGGGTTCTTTTCCAGTTCCTCCTTGATCCGGGCTTCCAGTTGGCCGATGGGTAGCTGCACCAACTCCATCAACTGGATCTGGCGGGGGCTGGCCGTCTGGGATTGCTTCTGCTTAAAGTTTTGTCCGATCATAAAGGCGAGGAGCGGTGGGGAAAGGCGAAGGCATCTCCCCTGGGTGGTTTATGTACACTTGGCGCGGGGGGGTGGTTCGTTGGTGGCCTTCGTATTCCTGGGCCGGCGAGTATAACAGGGTGTAGCCTGGCGGTTTGGATTTTCCCTTGGCTTCGGGGTGCCTCCGGCGGTTGCCAGGGAGGAAGCGGAGGAGGTGGAGTGGCCGAGGCTTTTTAGCAGAATTTTTTTCGCAGGAGAGGTAGAGCGAAGGAGAACTAGAGGCCTGCGGCGCTATTTCGCAGGAGTTGGGGAGGTTGGGGAGCAGGAGAGGCCTGCGGCGCTGTGTTACCTGCCCGCCCCGAAGGGTCGGCCTGAGTAGCGATGGCACACCGTTAGGTGGCCCATTCTACGAATGAGAGGTTGGGAGCAAACGACGGAATTGTTTCGCAGGAACTGGTGAGGTTGGGGAGTAGGAAAGGCCTGCGGCGTTATTTCGCAGGAGTTGGAGAGGGTGGGGAGCAAGAGAGGCCTGCGGCGCTGTGTTATCTGCCCGCCCCGAAGGGTCGGCTTGTGTAGCGATGGCACACCGTTAGGTGGCCCATTCTACGAATGAGAAGTTGGGAGCAAACGACGGAATTGTGTCGCAGGAGCTGGTGAGGTTGAGGAACAGGAGAGGCCTGCGGCGCTATTTCGCAGGAGTTGGGGAGGTTGGGGAGCAAGAGAGGCCTGCGGCGCTTTGCTACAAGGGATCCCGGTAGGGATCATCATGATAGCCCAAGTTCAAGACGGCGCAGCCGTTCGACCCCGGGTTTTCGTTAATCAAATCCCTCCAAAAAAAACGCCTTCACCCCAAAGTGGGATGAAGGCGTCTGACAATCCCGACCGGAGGTCGGAAACCGGAAATTTACTCCTCCTCGGCGGCAGCCGGGGTAGGGTTATTCTCCTCATTAAATTGCTTGATCACGTCATTAAACGCATCCGCGTCAACGCTGATCTCGTTCAGGGTCACCTTATCGCGTAGGGCGGCCATGATCTTCTTTTCGATGGCGTTGCTGGAGAGTTGGTTCCGTTGCTCTTCGTCCTGGAGGGCGCGCTGGACGTAGCTTTCGATGAAGTCGTCCGTCAGGAAATCGGGGCGCTGGCCACCGAGCATCTGCATGAGGGCCTGGACGGCTTCTTCCTTGATGTCTTCGTACTCGAGCTTGATCTCTTCGTCGGCGGCAAACTTGTTGCGGATGAGCATCCAGCGAACGCCCCGCTCGAAGAGGTCGTAAGGGGTGTCTTCACCCTTATTGACTTCGCGCATGAATTCTTCGGGCAGCTCCATCGTAGTGTTCTCCACGAGGGCTTTCTGGATGGCGAAGTTGGCCATTCCGTCCGCCTGCTGCTGGAAGCCGGCGGACTGCTTAGCAACGATGTCGTCACGCAGTTCACCTTCGGTGGCGACGGCGCCGGAGGGGTCGTACTCCTTGAAGAAGTCGGTCGTCATCTCTGATGGGGTGACGCGGGTGATGCCGTCGATCTTCACGTCGAAGGACTTACCGGTGATGTCGGTGTCCACGTCTTCCAGGTCGAGGAAGTACTTCTTCACGTAGGTATCGGTGCTGTCGTTCTCCAGCGTGGAGAGGTCAGCAACGGTGACGGTGTCGCCAATCTCCTTACCGAGGAAGAGTTCCTTGGATTCGTCCGTCAGCGCGTCGAGGTACAACTTGGTGGAGTTGGTGATCTTCTCTTCCACGGGGCCGGCTTCGGTGAAGGTGACGCTCAGTACGTCATCCTCGCCCACGGCGCCTTCGGTGAGTTCCTCGCTCTTACCGGCACGCTTGAGCATACTGGATACGGCCTTGTCGATATCTTCGGTGGGGACGTCCAGTACGTAGTAATCAATCGCCTCATTGGGGATCTCGTAGCTGAATTCCGGTTCGATGGCCACTTCGTACTTCAGGGAGAGGTCCTGCACGTTGGAGGCGGTGATCATCGGGGTACCCTCTTCCTCGATGGGGCGGGGGCTGAAGATCAGGTCGATCTTGTTCTCTTCGATGTAGCCGAAGAGGGATTCGCGTACTTCGTTATCGAGGATCTGGCCCAGGATGTCGTTACCCATCATCTTACGGAGGGTGGACATGGGGACCTTCCCCTTCCGGAAACCCTTCATGCTGACCTTACCCCGCTGCTTCTTCAGCTCGGCGTTGATCTTCTCGTTGAGTTCTTGCTTTGACATGTCGACGGTGATCTTACCGAGGACGTCGCTGGTTTTTTCGAAACTTACGTTAGGCATGTACTGCGTTGTTTTTTCCGGTTCTGCCCGTACCTGGGTTACCGGGGAAAAGAACGGCCCACCCGAGGGCGAGCCGTAATAACTTGTAAAAAGTGTGCGGGTGAAAGGACTCGAACCTTCACGCATTGCTGCACTAGATCCTAAATCTAGCGTGTATACCAATTTCACCACACCCGCGGAGAATTTGCGCTAAAGCGGGGCAAAAGTAAGGCGTTTATTTGAATGGTGCAAGGCACTAGTTGCGAGTATCAAGTTGCAAGTGTCGAGTCTTGCAACTTGATACTTGCAACTCGCAACTCAAACTCCTTGCAGCCGCTCCCACAATTTCCCCAACCAAACGGAGGGTTCCATCTCCTCCCGCGGGCCGGCGAATTCCTGGACGACTTGTACCGGCCGGCGCGTCGTATCCAACCGCCAGCTGAAGATGTAGGAGGTGGGGTCATTTGGATCATCGGCGATGAGGCCGTAGCGGAGATCGTTGACCTGCACCGTCCC carries:
- a CDS encoding GNAT family N-acetyltransferase produces the protein MPNPTDQVVNNEDEFRFEIVSGSQTSILDYRLGRKRIALVHTEVPDELQGQGLGSALVAFALQHAKDKGLMVLPYCPFVAAYLERHPEWSDIVAEI
- the rpoN gene encoding RNA polymerase factor sigma-54, with translation MIGQNFKQKQSQTASPRQIQLMELVQLPIGQLEARIKEELEKNPTLEEAPPEERERQEDRLERDGEGQAEERNSEYDDDYFQQYLEDDPTSYNQKSQRDEDYAAPGSYTADETSFLEHLENQLNAVEFETPLDRLIAQQIIGNLDGDGYLQRKLSAISDDLLIGANLDVPVKRIREVLAVVQTLEPIGIAARDLQECLLIQINHKVDNGDDIDDMRFADIVLAQRIIKEHFDLFSKKHYDKLIDKLGVDEDELRDALKEILRLNPKPASGLSGVAGGRGARTVVPDFVLTTQDGELKLSLTARNAPDLKVSDHYQEMLRDYREKQKASGKLTLAQKQAAGFIRQNIDSASWFIEAIQQRQQTLYSVMHAIMRYQEAFFRSGDVKDLRPMILKDIGAMTGLDISTVSRVANSKFVQTDYGTYGLREFFSEGMTNQEGEEVSTTEIKDVLKSIIDEENKRKPLADGTLQKELAKRGYEIARRTVAKYREQLGLPVARLRKEL
- a CDS encoding glycosyltransferase → MVLALFLLAAVVQLAYWLFVLASAYRPKAQRKVDSLDQPAPVSVIVCFRNEAATLARLVNKILAQQYAVEFELVLVDDNSTDDSVAAIQPFLSSDPRVRLVTPGPTRPGKKDALSFGIQSARHDHLLLTDADCVPASPDWLRSMTQPLRDGKELTLGVSPYLASKSLLSRWQQFESVYVSLKYLGFARRGLPYMGVGRNLAYTRSFFERSGGFTSHADVASGDDDLLVSGNAEASSTASVTTAAAWAFSHPQPTWSAYLKQRARHQSTGVRYPKGVAAALTLLAASHGFFYLLGVAAILQGHAWPVLTLYLLRLIVQVFAYASPFQQLRQADHSGAAAGAEQGPSNWIGLISWVAFFDAWVGPAYLYLALAGGVGRKEW
- a CDS encoding trigger factor, which codes for MPNVSFEKTSDVLGKITVDMSKQELNEKINAELKKQRGKVSMKGFRKGKVPMSTLRKMMGNDILGQILDNEVRESLFGYIEENKIDLIFSPRPIEEEGTPMITASNVQDLSLKYEVAIEPEFSYEIPNEAIDYYVLDVPTEDIDKAVSSMLKRAGKSEELTEGAVGEDDVLSVTFTEAGPVEEKITNSTKLYLDALTDESKELFLGKEIGDTVTVADLSTLENDSTDTYVKKYFLDLEDVDTDITGKSFDVKIDGITRVTPSEMTTDFFKEYDPSGAVATEGELRDDIVAKQSAGFQQQADGMANFAIQKALVENTTMELPEEFMREVNKGEDTPYDLFERGVRWMLIRNKFAADEEIKLEYEDIKEEAVQALMQMLGGQRPDFLTDDFIESYVQRALQDEEQRNQLSSNAIEKKIMAALRDKVTLNEISVDADAFNDVIKQFNEENNPTPAAAEEE